Proteins from a genomic interval of Paenibacillus lentus:
- the treC gene encoding alpha,alpha-phosphotrehalase gives MQIKGNQPQDWWKTSTVYQVYPKSFKDTTGRGTGDIRGVTEKLDYIKGLGIDIVWLQPVYVSPQNDNGYDVADYYNIDPAFGTMEDFDELVRELKIRDMHLMIDIVVNHSSTEHRWFKEAKSSRNNAYRDYYIWKDPAPDGGPPNNWQSKFGGSAWQYDEGTGQYFLTLFDKTQADLNWENKKVRQEVVDILTFWAEKGVSGFRMDVINLISKDQRFPNDDGSIPPGDGRRFYTDGPRVHEYVKELNEKVFRPYNLVTVGEMSSTTLEHCICYSKPEENEFSMTFNFHHLKVDYPNGQKWELKPYDFEELKQLLSDWQIGMQQGGGWNALFLNNHDQPRALTRFTDDDEYRVESAKLLATTLHGLQGTPYVYQGEEIGMPDPKWGDISEFRDIESRNMYEILQQRGKTAEEAAHIVRVRSRDNSRLPMLWDDSEQAGFTTGTPWIKIDERYPTINARSQVEDPKSIYHHYRKLIELRKNLVVLTDGIYTRLDEQHPQVYAYTRKNKEQSLVVISNFSRNEVRFELPVKFAATLSTASSKELLLGNTEKAPELAVSVKLPPFGSYMWLINTVN, from the coding sequence GTGCAGATTAAGGGAAACCAACCTCAAGATTGGTGGAAAACTTCAACAGTTTATCAAGTATACCCAAAGAGCTTTAAGGATACGACCGGCCGGGGAACAGGAGATATTCGTGGAGTTACTGAGAAGCTGGATTATATAAAAGGATTAGGGATCGATATTGTATGGCTGCAGCCTGTTTATGTATCTCCGCAAAATGATAACGGTTACGATGTAGCGGATTATTACAACATCGATCCAGCATTTGGCACAATGGAAGATTTTGACGAACTTGTACGTGAGCTAAAAATTAGAGACATGCACTTGATGATTGATATAGTGGTGAATCATTCATCCACTGAGCATCGATGGTTCAAAGAGGCGAAATCGTCTCGGAATAACGCCTATCGCGACTATTATATTTGGAAGGATCCAGCCCCAGACGGAGGTCCGCCAAATAATTGGCAATCTAAATTCGGCGGTTCCGCATGGCAGTATGATGAAGGAACAGGGCAATATTTCTTAACACTGTTCGATAAAACGCAAGCGGATCTGAATTGGGAGAACAAGAAGGTTAGACAAGAGGTCGTGGATATACTTACCTTCTGGGCGGAGAAAGGTGTAAGCGGGTTCCGTATGGATGTCATTAACTTGATTTCCAAGGATCAGCGATTTCCGAATGATGACGGTTCCATTCCTCCTGGAGATGGCCGCAGATTCTATACGGATGGGCCTCGTGTTCATGAATACGTGAAAGAGCTGAATGAAAAAGTGTTCAGGCCCTATAATCTGGTTACGGTAGGAGAAATGTCATCCACGACGTTAGAGCATTGTATTTGTTACTCGAAGCCTGAGGAGAATGAATTCTCCATGACTTTCAATTTCCACCATTTGAAGGTGGATTATCCGAATGGTCAAAAATGGGAGTTAAAGCCGTATGATTTTGAGGAGCTGAAGCAGCTGCTCTCTGATTGGCAAATCGGCATGCAGCAGGGCGGAGGCTGGAATGCGCTATTCTTGAACAATCACGACCAACCAAGAGCACTCACAAGGTTTACCGACGATGACGAATACCGGGTGGAAAGCGCTAAGCTTCTAGCTACCACACTTCACGGCTTACAGGGGACGCCTTATGTTTATCAGGGTGAAGAAATAGGAATGCCTGATCCAAAATGGGGCGACATCTCGGAATTTCGCGACATCGAATCGCGTAATATGTATGAAATTCTTCAACAAAGAGGAAAAACGGCAGAAGAGGCAGCCCATATCGTACGGGTACGTTCTAGAGATAACTCACGTCTGCCAATGCTGTGGGACGATAGCGAGCAGGCAGGTTTTACGACGGGTACCCCTTGGATTAAGATCGATGAGCGTTATCCAACCATCAATGCGCGGTCGCAGGTGGAAGATCCGAAATCGATATATCATCACTACAGGAAATTAATCGAGCTGCGTAAAAATCTCGTGGTGCTGACGGACGGTATATACACTCGTCTTGATGAACAACATCCTCAGGTCTATGCCTATACAAGAAAAAATAAGGAGCAATCTCTAGTTGTTATCTCGAATTTTAGCCGAAATGAAGTACGATTCGAGCTTCCTGTCAAGTTCGCTGCAACTCTATCGACAGCAAGCTCAAAAGAGCTGCTCCTCGGCAATACGGAAAAGGCGCCGGAATTAGCGGTTAGCGTGAAGTTGCCACCATTTGGCTCATATATGTGGTTAATTAACACCGTTAATTGA
- a CDS encoding DNA alkylation repair protein, producing MAESLKSMYNVDFLYQFGNKMQKAYSSFDPGRFIEDVMIDPWNELELKDRIRRISSTLGQHLPDNYEEALQILYMIDEECVGFPYLFFPDYVEVHGQSNEHWELSMQALERFTSKSSAEFAVRKFLLREPERMMQQMMVWAKHSNEHVRRLASEGCRPRLPWGQALPMFKRDPSPVLALLEQLKADSSLYVRKSVANNLNDIAKDHPAVVIGLAREWLGDNPDTDWIVRHGCRTMIRKAEPEIMKLFGYTESVDIEELITSVSLSVDQDVLKIGESSMLNYTIQFRENSPVRVRIEYGIDFVKANGLTSRKLFRLADRDLPGGAQLEGSREHSWKDLTTRRHYPGQHRIVLLVNGREVASASIQLVSPS from the coding sequence ATGGCTGAGTCATTAAAATCGATGTATAACGTAGATTTTCTATATCAATTCGGCAACAAAATGCAGAAAGCTTATAGCAGCTTTGATCCTGGCAGATTTATTGAGGACGTAATGATTGATCCCTGGAATGAACTAGAGCTTAAAGATAGAATACGCCGTATCAGCTCTACGTTGGGACAGCATCTTCCCGACAATTATGAAGAGGCCCTTCAAATTCTTTATATGATAGACGAGGAATGCGTCGGATTTCCCTATTTGTTTTTTCCAGATTATGTTGAAGTCCATGGTCAATCGAACGAGCATTGGGAACTCTCTATGCAAGCATTGGAACGGTTTACTTCGAAGTCATCCGCCGAGTTTGCGGTTCGCAAATTTCTGCTGCGTGAGCCCGAACGGATGATGCAGCAAATGATGGTTTGGGCCAAGCATTCTAACGAGCATGTACGCCGTCTTGCCAGTGAGGGCTGTCGACCACGCTTGCCCTGGGGACAGGCCTTGCCCATGTTTAAACGTGATCCGAGTCCTGTGTTGGCATTGCTTGAGCAGCTGAAGGCCGATTCATCGCTATATGTCCGCAAAAGCGTTGCCAATAATTTAAATGATATCGCTAAAGATCATCCCGCGGTCGTTATAGGTCTCGCTCGTGAGTGGCTAGGTGACAATCCGGACACCGATTGGATCGTACGTCATGGTTGCCGCACAATGATTCGTAAAGCGGAACCCGAAATCATGAAGTTATTTGGTTACACAGAGTCGGTTGATATAGAAGAACTTATAACTTCCGTTTCTCTATCCGTCGACCAAGATGTATTGAAGATTGGCGAGAGCAGCATGCTGAACTATACCATTCAATTTCGCGAAAATAGTCCTGTACGCGTTCGCATCGAATACGGCATCGATTTTGTAAAAGCTAATGGCCTGACTTCGCGCAAATTATTCCGTTTGGCAGATAGAGACTTGCCCGGAGGAGCTCAACTTGAAGGCTCGCGGGAACATAGCTGGAAGGATCTGACCACCCGCCGCCATTATCCTGGCCAACACCGGATTGTTCTGCTGGTTAATGGGCGTGAGGTAGCATCAGCGTCCATTCAGCTTGTGTCTCCGTCATAG
- a CDS encoding DUF1796 family putative cysteine peptidase, whose protein sequence is MRRSEMQRPYDFVMSLGYNCMVAYQLKRLSLRTFSAPIDWVIIHEVKDVIRLLDQRFHGYMEERNLEILGKHNGFFSVKDTVYNAHSFHDFPCSGDNQMITNYNDFKAKLDRRISRFISLASQSDSALFVRERCSYEEAIRLRDSLASLVKGKVTLLIINYTKEARLVEHDWLDDGICGVDVNLEIDDEAWRDSYWNDAFRGVSVK, encoded by the coding sequence ATGAGACGATCTGAAATGCAGCGCCCGTATGATTTCGTGATGAGCCTTGGTTATAATTGCATGGTTGCTTACCAATTGAAGAGATTATCGCTCCGAACTTTCTCAGCACCCATTGATTGGGTGATTATTCATGAAGTAAAAGATGTCATTCGTTTGTTAGATCAACGATTCCATGGGTATATGGAAGAACGGAATTTAGAAATTCTCGGCAAGCATAATGGATTTTTTTCGGTTAAGGATACAGTGTACAACGCCCATTCCTTTCACGATTTTCCTTGTTCCGGCGATAATCAGATGATCACTAATTATAATGATTTTAAAGCGAAATTGGATCGACGCATCAGCCGCTTTATTAGCTTGGCTTCCCAGAGCGACTCGGCATTGTTTGTCCGTGAGCGCTGCAGCTATGAGGAAGCGATACGCTTGAGAGATAGTCTGGCTTCGCTAGTTAAAGGCAAGGTGACTCTTCTAATCATTAATTATACGAAGGAAGCTAGACTCGTTGAACATGATTGGTTAGATGATGGCATTTGCGGTGTAGACGTAAATCTAGAAATCGATGATGAAGCTTGGCGGGATTCGTACTGGAATGATGCTTTTCGAGGAGTTTCGGTGAAATAG
- a CDS encoding UbiD family decarboxylase, with protein sequence MKYRNLEECVIDLERHGHLVRIREEVDPYLEMAAIHLRVYEAGGPALLFENVKGTKYRAVSNLFGTIERSKFIFRNTWQAAENVIALRNDPMRALKRPIQSMSSAFAALTALPLKKRSGLPANLQEIQISDLPQIHHWPMDGGAFITLPQVYTEDPDKPGIMNSNLGMYRVQLSGNEYEINKDVGMHYQIHRGIGIHQDKANKQGVPLKVSCFVGGPPAHTLAAVMPLPEGMSELTIAGMLSGRRFRYGYADGYCVSHDADFVITGEIHPGETKPEGPFGDHLGYYSLIHPFPVMKIQKVYAKPNAIWPFTVVGRPPQEDTAFGELIHELTGDAVKLEVPGVKEVQAVDAAGVHPLLFAIGSERYTPYQEVKQPAELLTIANHILGTNQLSLAKYLFITAEEKQPLSTYREVEFLSYILERIDLHRDIHFQTNTTIDTLDYSGTGLNTGSKVVFAACGDKKRELCTEVPDGLKGIRGYENVRFIMPGIVAMQGSAFQDYVSANKEMDDLTRAIAARGEFPSCPMIILCDDSEFLSASLGNFLWVTFTRSNPSHDIYGVNSYYDNKHWACDNVIIDARIKPHQAPPLIPDPVVEKNIERLFVKGASLGGIKLE encoded by the coding sequence ATGAAATATCGCAACTTGGAAGAATGCGTCATTGATTTGGAGAGGCACGGACACTTGGTTCGTATTCGCGAAGAAGTAGATCCTTATTTGGAAATGGCCGCCATTCATTTGCGCGTATATGAAGCAGGTGGCCCGGCATTATTATTTGAAAACGTAAAGGGTACGAAGTATCGCGCTGTCTCCAATCTGTTTGGTACCATCGAGCGGAGCAAATTTATTTTTCGCAATACTTGGCAGGCTGCGGAGAATGTAATCGCTTTGCGCAACGATCCGATGAGGGCATTGAAGAGGCCAATTCAGAGCATGAGCTCAGCTTTTGCAGCGCTTACAGCATTGCCGTTAAAAAAGCGCAGCGGACTGCCAGCGAACCTGCAAGAAATTCAAATTTCCGATTTGCCGCAAATTCATCATTGGCCGATGGACGGCGGTGCGTTTATAACCCTGCCCCAGGTGTACACGGAAGATCCGGACAAGCCGGGCATCATGAATTCCAATCTAGGCATGTATCGGGTACAACTGAGCGGCAATGAATATGAAATTAACAAGGATGTCGGCATGCATTATCAAATTCACCGTGGCATCGGCATCCATCAGGATAAGGCGAATAAGCAGGGGGTTCCCTTAAAGGTGAGCTGCTTTGTCGGGGGTCCTCCGGCGCACACTTTAGCTGCGGTCATGCCGCTGCCGGAGGGGATGAGCGAGCTGACGATTGCGGGCATGCTCTCTGGTCGGCGCTTTCGTTATGGCTATGCTGACGGCTATTGCGTTAGCCATGATGCTGATTTTGTCATAACGGGCGAAATTCATCCCGGTGAGACGAAGCCTGAAGGACCTTTTGGTGATCATTTAGGGTATTATAGCCTGATTCATCCTTTTCCGGTAATGAAGATACAGAAAGTGTATGCTAAGCCGAATGCGATTTGGCCGTTTACGGTCGTGGGACGACCTCCGCAAGAAGACACGGCGTTTGGAGAGCTGATCCATGAGCTGACTGGAGATGCCGTTAAGCTGGAGGTTCCAGGCGTGAAGGAAGTTCAGGCGGTGGACGCCGCGGGCGTGCATCCATTGTTGTTTGCGATCGGCAGCGAGCGGTATACGCCGTATCAGGAAGTTAAACAGCCTGCCGAGCTGTTAACCATTGCTAATCATATTTTGGGAACGAATCAACTAAGCTTGGCAAAATATTTATTTATTACCGCGGAAGAGAAGCAGCCGCTCAGCACGTACCGCGAGGTCGAGTTCTTAAGTTACATTCTGGAGCGCATCGATCTGCATCGGGATATCCATTTCCAAACGAATACGACGATCGACACACTGGATTATTCCGGAACAGGGCTGAATACTGGAAGTAAGGTTGTTTTTGCGGCTTGTGGAGATAAAAAAAGAGAACTATGCACCGAAGTGCCGGACGGCCTGAAGGGGATTCGCGGCTATGAAAACGTACGATTTATCATGCCAGGCATCGTCGCGATGCAGGGGTCGGCGTTTCAGGATTATGTCAGCGCGAATAAGGAAATGGACGACCTAACCAGGGCGATTGCTGCAAGAGGAGAGTTTCCGTCCTGCCCGATGATTATTCTTTGTGATGACAGCGAGTTTCTAAGCGCATCACTGGGCAATTTTCTGTGGGTCACCTTCACACGGAGCAATCCTTCCCATGATATTTATGGGGTGAACAGCTATTACGATAACAAGCACTGGGCTTGCGATAATGTAATCATTGATGCCCGCATTAAGCCGCATCAAGCACCACCGCTCATTCCTGATCCGGTGGTCGAGAAAAATATCGAGCGTTTGTTTGTTAAAGGAGCAAGTCTTGGCGGTATAAAGCTAGAATAG
- a CDS encoding YebC/PmpR family DNA-binding transcriptional regulator, translating to MGRKWNNIKEKKASKDANTSRIYAKFGVEIYVAAKKGEPDPESNRALKVVLERAKTYNVPKAIIDRALDKAKGSSEETYEELRYEGFGPNGSMVIVDTLTNNVNRTAPEVRSAFNKNGGSMGVSGSVSYMFDATAVIGVADKTIDEVFEILMEADLDVRDIIEEEDDVIVYAEPDQFHAVQEAFRAAGISEFTVAELTMLAQNYVSLPEDAQAQFEKLIDALEDLEDVQQVYHNVELED from the coding sequence ATGGGTCGTAAATGGAATAATATTAAAGAGAAGAAAGCATCCAAGGATGCAAATACGAGTCGTATATATGCGAAGTTTGGCGTTGAGATTTATGTAGCTGCCAAGAAGGGAGAGCCAGATCCTGAATCGAATCGGGCTCTGAAGGTCGTGCTTGAACGGGCTAAGACATATAATGTACCTAAAGCCATTATCGACCGAGCCCTGGATAAAGCTAAGGGAAGTTCAGAGGAAACGTATGAAGAGTTGAGATACGAAGGCTTTGGGCCAAACGGCTCCATGGTTATTGTCGACACCCTGACGAATAACGTGAATCGGACGGCTCCTGAGGTACGATCAGCCTTTAACAAAAATGGCGGCAGCATGGGAGTAAGTGGATCGGTTTCCTATATGTTTGATGCTACAGCGGTTATCGGTGTAGCCGATAAAACGATAGATGAAGTGTTTGAAATCTTAATGGAAGCAGACTTGGACGTAAGGGACATCATAGAGGAAGAGGATGATGTCATCGTCTATGCGGAGCCGGATCAATTCCACGCTGTGCAGGAAGCATTCCGTGCAGCGGGCATATCAGAGTTTACCGTAGCAGAACTGACGATGCTGGCTCAGAACTACGTAAGCCTTCCTGAAGATGCGCAAGCTCAATTCGAAAAATTAATCGATGCATTGGAAGATTTGGAAGATGTCCAGCAGGTATACCATAACGTGGAGCTGGAGGACTGA